TTCTTCACCGTCGCCGCACGTCGACTCGACGCCGGCTTCACCGCACCGGAGATGTTTTCTGCGGCGATCGACGCCGCATGGCACCAGTTGGCCACCTCACCTCAGGCGCACTCCGCATTCGCCAGCGAGCACGCCGGTCGGCGGTTGACCCATGTCGAGGCGCCGGGGAACGGGCCAATTGCCTGGGCCCCCGCCTACGAAGAGATGTATGGCGCTTTTCCGGACATCTGGTTCACCAACGCGGACGGCACTCTCAACGAGCAGTCCTTGAGCCTCTACCGGGCAACCGGCTCGGTGACGGCCGAGTGGAACTGTTCCCCGGCACCCGGCGACGGCGAAGACATGGCGCCGAATACGACCACTCGGTGATCACCACGTCAACTGACCGAGCGCCCTGGCCGACGGCCGGGGCGCTACGCCTCATTGAGGGCCGGTCGGAGAATCCCACGAGCGTGGACGTCACCCGGTATGTCCAGTCGATGCACGCGTACTGTCCGTTCCTCGAAGCTTCCGCTGCCCGGGGTCTGACGCGCTGGACGGTGTACGAGATCGCAACGGGAGCCGGTCGGCACGCGGTCGAGGCGGAGCTGTTCCACGCCGCCGTTGACGCGGCTGAGCGGGTACGCCTACCCGAGAGACGGCAGGGCGCACTCCTCTGCGAGAACGTTGTCGTCCTGGACGGTTCGTCGGACCTGGACCACCGAAAGCTGATGGCGTGGCCCCACTGGGCGCTGAAGCATCTGTACGGGCCGGTGGGAATCATGTTCGGCAAGTTCGCCCGAGGCGTTCAGGAACGGGACAGGGCGGGCCGGAACATCCCGTTGGCCCCGTTCTCGTTTCTCGCCGTGCGTACCTCGGTGCGACGGCTCGATCCGATTTTTCTGAAGGACACCCCGGATCTCTCGTCGGTCGTAGCCGCGGCCAACGACGACGGCCGCGATGTATTTGAGAAGATCCCTTGTGACTGGAAGATGGTACGAGAATGGGCGAGTTCGCTCCCTGCCCCGCGGAAGCATTGAAGGCTGCCGAGGCCGCCTGCGGCTCTCCCGTCGAGTTGACCGAGATCACCGACCGGCGCGGCTCCGCCGTGTGGAAGGCGACCGGGGCGGTTGCCACCGTAGCGATCAAGCACGGCTACGGGGAAGGAGGGGAGACCACCGCACGGGAGGCCACTGTCCTGGACCAACTCGCCGGATACACAGTCGTGTCAGGGCAAGCCACGGAGGGCGTCTGGTACGTCACACCATGGCTGGACGGGCCATCAACCTGGAAGGTCTTCGCCCCCGTTCGCAAGGGCGGGGAAAGCGGGGGCCGTCAGCGCAATTGCGATACCCCGGCTCTCGCGGGAGCTGTTGAGTTGTGCCGCGCGGTCGCCGATCTTCACGCCGCCGGGTGGGTCCATGGAGACCTTCAGCCCTCCCACGGCGTCCATACAGGTAGCGGTGCCAAACTCATCGACTTCGCGTGGTCGTGGCACAAAGCCACGCAGACGGCTCCCTGGCCGAAGTTCTACGGCGGTATCACGCACCTGGTCGCACCGGAACTGGCCGCATGGATTGTCGACGGGCCTCAACCCGTGACGCCTTCCGGGCCGTCCGACATCTATGCGCTCGCCGGGGTGCTCTGGACCTGTGTGACCGGCAGGTGGCCGCTGGACTACAGGGCGGCCGACATCGGGCCGGACACGGGACCGGCGGACCGTCGGGCGGTCATCGCCACCGGCGAGATCCCGCTGGACTCCGCGACCCCTTGGCCGGCGCTTCAAGACGTGCTGCGCCCGGTTTTGCTCGCCGGCCCTGACGATCGACCCACGGCGGCCGAACTCGGCGACACGCTGGCGTCACTGCCGTGACCAGGCTGCGGGAGCTGAACCTGGACGATGCGCCTGATGTGCGGAGAATTTTCAGCGGACGGTCGTTGAAGTTCCTCGGACGTGGC
Above is a window of Streptomyces sp. NBC_01498 DNA encoding:
- a CDS encoding DUF6875 domain-containing protein; this translates as MDVTRYVQSMHAYCPFLEASAARGLTRWTVYEIATGAGRHAVEAELFHAAVDAAERVRLPERRQGALLCENVVVLDGSSDLDHRKLMAWPHWALKHLYGPVGIMFGKFARGVQERDRAGRNIPLAPFSFLAVRTSVRRLDPIFLKDTPDLSSVVAAANDDGRDVFEKIPCDWKMVREWASSLPAPRKH